In Falco cherrug isolate bFalChe1 chromosome 5, bFalChe1.pri, whole genome shotgun sequence, one DNA window encodes the following:
- the LOC102048376 gene encoding LOW QUALITY PROTEIN: heat shock 70 kDa protein 12A-like (The sequence of the model RefSeq protein was modified relative to this genomic sequence to represent the inferred CDS: inserted 2 bases in 2 codons; substituted 1 base at 1 genomic stop codon), which yields MISKSVFIAIDFSTSYSGYCFSLTSSTGQIHQVYWGTEHGLKPXKTPTCILFNQEQKFKKFGYDAVMKYKSLPHGKADNWYFFQDFKMKLYNTLVTSDMELKAINGKRLPALTIFSKSPCYLKEHALNTIQEAYVQTVCSQEEITWFVTVPVIWSAAARQFMRLEAKEAGLISDMMSENLIIALEPEAASLWCKQLPQEGFMADDSDKKKFENSPGIQYVVVDCGGGTIDIMVHEIQENRLLKELHKATGGGWGGNSVDENFTVCLKKIFNDGVWDEYVQSHPSELRHMMYNFSIQKCLTGRDAIYIHCYHNLTRVAEHKKDISHFFKNGEGAVWCDGMIMITYKKIKSFFDHHIKNIIXREILDKPKMAKVKYILLVXGFASSIILRDAIRRQAFSKKYHILCPMEVQVAIAKGAVLFGVSPHVIASRVSAWTYGIAVSEKFDASIHPFCKQRVSKADGFVYCTDLFKKLVGIEEAVNINEGVHYDFYPTEPDQTEVCFSFYCTEKQDAQYIDEEGLEKLGSGTVPMPDTKLGRKRQLKLDIKFGLTEFKATCTDVISKQSWAIMINFLAM from the exons ATGATCAGCAAGTCAGTCTTCATTGCTATAGATTTCAGCACGTCCTACAGTGGGTACTGTTTTTCCCTTACTTCAAGTACAGGCCAAATCCACCAAGTGTACTGGGGAACAGAGCATGGGCTCAAAC TAAAGACACCCACATGCATCTTGTTCAACCAGGAGCAGAAGTTCAAGAAGTTTGGCTATGATGCTGTGATGAAGTACAAGAGCCTGCCCCATGGAAAAGCTGACAACTGGTACTTCTTCCAGGACTTCAAGATGAAGCTGTACAACACACTAG TCACATCTGACATGGAGCTGAAAGCCATCAATGGCAAGAGGCTTCCTGCCCTCACAATCTTTTCCAAAAGCCCGTGCTACCTGAAGGAACATGCCCTGAACACCATCCAAGAGGCCTATGTCCAGACTGTCTGCAGCCAGGAGGAGATCACCTGGTTCGTTACTGTCCCAGTCATATggagtgctgctgccaggcagttCATGCGGCTGGAAGCAAAGGAG GCAGGACTTATCTCTGACATGATGTCTGAGAATCTGATCATTGCCTTGGAGCCGGAGGCTGCATCACTGTGGTGCAAACAGCTTCCACAGGAAGGGTTTATGGCAGATGACAGTGACAAGAAGAAGTTTGAAAACTCCCCTGGGATCCAGTATGTTGTCGTTGACTGTGGAG GTGGCACAATAGACATCATGGTACATGAGATCCAAGAAAACCGTTTACTGAAGGAGTTACACAAGGCAACGGGAGGTGGATGGGGAGGCAACAGTGTGGATGAAAACTTCACTGTTTGcctcaagaaaatatttaatgatggAGTATGGGATGAATATGTACAGAGCCACCCTTCCGAATTACGGCATATGATGTACAACTTTAGTATACAGAAATGCTTGACTGGCAGGGACGCCATCTACATACATTGCTACCACAACTTGACCAGAGTGGCAGAGCACAAGAAGGACATCTCTCACTTCTTCAAAAATGGAGAAGGAGCTgtgtggtgtgatgggatgaTCATGATTACctataagaaaattaaaagcttttttgacCACCATATCAAAAATATCA CGAGGGAGATTCTTGACAAGCCTAAAATGGCCAAGGTTAAGTACATTTTGCTTGTGTGAGGCTTTGCGTCTAGTATTATCTTGAGAGATGCAATCAGGAGGCAGGCCTTTAGCAAGAAGTATCATATCCTTTGTCCAATGGAAGTCCAAGTGGCCATTGCAAAAGGGGCTGTTTTATTTGGAGTCAGTCCACACGTTATTGCCTCAAGAGTCAGCGCTTGGACATATGGCATAGCAGTAAGTGAGAAATTTGATGCTTCTATCCATCCCTTCTGTAAACAAAGGGTTTCAAAAGCTGATGGCTTTGTTTATTGCACGGATCTCTTCAAGAAATTGGTGGGAATTGAAGAGGCAGTGAACATAAATGAAGGTGTGCACTATGATTTCTATCCAACAGAACCAGATCAAACAGAagtatgcttttctttctattgtACAGAAAAGCAGGATGCTCAGTACATAGATGAGGAAGGGTTGGAAAAGCTTGGCTCCGGTACAGTGCCAATGCCAGACACAAAGCTGGGGAGGAAACGCCAGCTGAAGCTGGATATTAAATTTGGGCTCACTGAATTTAAAGCCACATGTACTGATGTTATTTCCAAACAAAGTTGGGCAATTATGATAAATTTTTTAGCTATGTAA